Sequence from the Nitrospirota bacterium genome:
CGAGCTGGCGTCCAATACTGCATCCGCCAGCATGTTGGTGCCGCTGGTCATCGCCATTGCGCAATCCGCCGACGTACCCGTCGCGCCGCCGGCGCTGGGAGCCTGTCTGGGAGCCAGCCTGGGCTTTGCCCTGCCGGTCTCCACCCCTCCCAACGCCATCGTCTACGGCACCGGCCACATTTCGATCCACAGCATGATCCGCGCCGGCCTCCTGTTCGACCTCATCGGAGCTGCGTTCATCTGGCTGACGCTCAGACTGCTCTGCCCTTTTCTTGGCTTGGCCTGATCGCCTGGCGCGGCGGCCTAAGCCGGTGCCGTTCCCTCTCCTCGCATCTTTTCTTGCTTCCTTTTTCTTCGTGGACAGGTCGTGAGGCCGGCCCACTGCGATCGTCGCGCAAGCACTTCCGAATGTGCGATCGGGAGCACAGGACGGCTTCGCGTCCCCTCCGCCTCTCCCTGTTCCTCGCCTTGCAAGTTGGCTCCCTGTCGGCTAAAATGACCCGATTTTTACGGATTGATAAGCTGCATCGGCCCCCCGGGGGCTCGGGTCGTAAGGAGGAGCGCATGAGCGGGAGACGGTGGTTGGTGGTGTTGGCGTGGCTGATGGTGTCGGTGCTGCTGACCGGCTGGGACATGGCCTCTGCGGAACCCTATGAACTGACCAAGAACGATGTGATGGACCCCAAGCTCGTGAAGAGCGCGGACATCTCCCTCTTCGGCGTCAAGTTGGGCGACCCGGAATCGAAAGCCGTGGATCTGCTGGTCAACGAAAAGATCGCCGGCATCAAGCCGGAGCAGGAAGCCTCGTTCATCTTCATCCTGGATCAGCGCAAGCCCACCGGCCCGATGGCGGGGGTGCAACTGTTGGACGGCAAGGTCGCGCTGATTTTCATCAACAACCGCTTTGCCTACAAGACGCGCGGGATCTTCCGGGCCGTGCTGAACAGCGAGAGCCCCGATGACATCCGCAAATTGCTGGGCAAGGAAGACTTTGGGGATGAGAACGTGATGGGCGCCGCGATGAACTACGAGAAGCAAGGCTTTGTGGTGAATTACCTCGGCAAGGACGTCAACATCGAATTCTCCCGCCCCTAGTAAGGCACGTTCCCGCCTCGATGCTCCAGGCTCTCGACCGCTACGCTGTAGAGGAGTGAAGAGAGAGAATCAGCCCGATCGGCCAGGCCGGCCCTTCAGCGCTGCTGGAGGCCGTAGTTGATCAGACTGGCCGCCGTGTTCCAGCGGCGGTTGGCATGCAGCAGCACCAGCAGCAGTTCTTTCCCGTCCTGGGACACCTTGGCGATCAGGCATCGGCCCGCGCGTGAGGTAAATCCCGTCTTGACCCCCTCCACGCCGGGGAACTTGCCGAGCAGACGATTCGTGTTCTTCAGCAAATAGGTGCGGTTCGCATTGACCGGGCTGATCAGTTGGATCTCCTCGCGTACCAGGGACCGGAACACCGGATCTTGCAGCGCCACTTCGCTGAGCTTCGCCAGATCGGCCGCCGTCGCGTAATGCTCCGGCGCATCGAACCCGCAGGCGTTGCTGAAATGGGTGTCCGTCAGCCCCAGGGCGGCGGCCTTCGCGTTCATCAACGCCACGAACCGCTCCTCCGATCCCCCAACATGCTCGGCCGCGGCCAGGCAGGCATCGTTCGCCGAGGTGATCAGCATCGCCTTGAGCAGATCTCCGAGGTGATAGACATGCCCGGGCCTGAGCCGCAAGTGGGTCTTGGGCGCGGCCGCGGCGGTCCGACTGACCGTGACCAAGTCCTCCTGCCGCCCCGACTCCAGAATCACCAGCGCCGACATGATCTTGGTCAGGCTGGCCGGCGAAAGCCTCCGGTCGGAACCATATTCGTAGAGGGTGCGCCCCGTGTGCAAGTCCTTGAGCAGGATGCCGTGCGCCGAGTGCTGGTTGTTCAGCGTCTGGGCATGCCGGGAGCGGTTGCGCAAGGCGACGGGGAAGTCATCCTCGGGCTCCATGAGCGCGCGATTGACGATCGGTTGGGCTGCGGTCGGTGCGGGAAGGGCAAGAGGGCCTGCCGCCATCAAGGCGGCGAGCGCCGGAAGGAACCAGCGATGGTTCCTGCGGACGCTAGAGCGTGAAGGTTTCTCGGGTTTTGTTTCCACGTACCCCGCTGTCAATGACCTTGTGAAAAAACCTGAGGAGATCGGCCAGATCCAGCCAAAACCCGCAGTTGAGACAACGGGCATAGAGACGTCGGTTGAGCAGCGTGTAGTGCCGCTCCACCATCATAAATCCTTTGCACTTGAGACAATTCATGAGCCTGCTCGGCTGATCGCATCATGCCCCGCGTCCAGAACCAACTGGCGACCGCATGCATCGAGCTTCTACCTCGTCCCGTAGCTCCTGTCAAGCAGATTGTGCGCTCGCAGACCGGTGGAAAGGCCTTCCGGCTTGGGTCTTGGTCGCTCATCCCCCTCGACGTACTGCTCCCGTAGACCAGGTGGAACCGCGTCTGACTGTCCGGCATAGGGCGGACAAGGGAGAACGGTGGCGGTTTGAACATCCTGGATGGCCCTCAGAGGTCATATCGGTTGTTTTCCTCCGGAACTTGAGAGGGCCCGCTCAAGATTTTTCCGATAACCAGCCGGAAGTCGCTCAGCCCGCATGATTCATGAGGGTTCGTGACGAAACCGCTGCGGCGGCATGCGAGACGGGCGCGTAGAGCCGCGAAGACCCAAGGCGTCGCTGAACAGGATGTCGCGGGACCGAGCGGCGAGCCTGCCCCGCTTGAGTGCGGAACCCCTGCACGCAAGCCTGTCGCAGCGGCGTCTCGGCGGCTGCAGTCGCAGCCGCCATGAAGAATGCGGGCTAGGACTTGGCCGGAGCGGCCGGCGACGCCGACGCCTTCAAGCCCCGGTGGAGAAAGATCGAAACGCTGCCGGTCCCGTTATTGGCGATGGCCAGCCCCGGCTCTTCGGCGGCGTGCTTGGTGGTGAGGGTGAGCGAGGCGATGGCGAAGGGGCCGCCCTTCGTCTTGTAGTTTTGCGGCGGGTATTGGAAGGTGCCGTCGCCGCGGCCGTATAAGATGGACAGGTCGTTCGATTGGACGTTGGCGACGGCCACGTCGGACAAGTGGTCTCCGTTAAAATCACGGGCCAGCCCGAATACGGGCCCCGCATCCGCACCGGCTTCCTTGCCGGCCTGGAACGTGCCGTCCCCGTTGCCCAGAAAGATCGTGAACGTATCCATTTCCCCGTTCATCACGAGCAAGTCGGTCAGCTGGTCATTGTTGAAATCCGCGAAGCCCACCACCAACGGCCGCTTCCCGGTCCGATAATCCGTGGGCTTCTGAAACGTGCCGTCGCCCTTCCCCAACCAAATGGACACCGCGCTGCTCATCGGCCCTCCGTTGGTCACAGCCAGGTCCGGCTTGCCGTCCCGGTTCAAGTCCGCCACGGCGATGGACGTCGGCGTATCTCCGTACTCATAGAGCACCCCTTCGGCAAACGTGCCGTCCCCGTTGCCGAGGAACACTTTCACCTTGTCGTTGCGAAGGGCGACAACGAGGTCCGGCTTCTGATCGCCGTTGAAATCACCGCTGGCGATGGACACCGGCGTCTTGTTCACGGTATAGCGCTGGCCCTGCCCGAAATGCCCGTTCGCCAAGCCCAGGAAAATGGCCACATGGTCGCTGCCGGCGCAGGCCACCGCCAGATCCATCCAGCCGTCGCCGTTATAATCGTTCAACGCCAGGGCCCGGGGCTCCTTGGCGGCCTCGATCTGGACCTGATCCCTGAACGTCCCGTCTCCGTTGCCGAACAACAGCGACAAGGTGTTATTCGCGATGTTGGTGGTAATGAGATCGGTGAGCCCATCCTGATTGAAATCGGCGGTAGCCACCGAGGTCGGGTTCTTCCCGACCGGGTAGGTCGCAAAAAGATAGAAGAGGTCCGGCGGGACATAGGAGTCCTTTTGGACGCAGCCGGCGAAGGCCAGCAGGCCCAGGACGAACGTGACACGAAGCAGCATCGTGGCGGCATTGCCCTGCCGGACTGCCTGGACTTGCCTCACGGGAACAGGCCTTTCTGCGCTGCCGATGCGATCAATAGGAAGGGTGGCGTTGCCTTGGGCACCCGCAACGCTGCAGAAGATCGCCACCGCTCCCTTGCGTACGGATTGAGTATACAAAGCCCCTCTACGCTTCGCAATGACCATTCACTATGGAGAGGGCGCAACCCGCCCGGCGCCGCCCAACGGATGCGCCAGCGTCAGCCGACACATGTCGTCCGAAGATTGATGCGATTCCCTCTGGAAGATGGGCGCAGACCTGAGGTAGAATGCGCCTCTGATTCAGAGGAGGAGCCCATGGCAGAGAAAGTGAAGATCGAGCTGACGATGTACGGGATCGCGGAAGTCCTCAAGTGGTGCATCGACAAGAACCACGGCCGGGTTCCCGTCGCGGATACGGAAAGCTTCAAGAAGATGCAGGCCTTGCTCGCGGAGAAGCCGCAATCCAACGACTACTTCGCGCTGGACCAGTTCTGGAAGAAGTCGGTGGTGCTGGAGTTGACGGAAGACGAAGTGGCCACGATCGACCGCTGCCTCTACGACATTCCCAATTTCGACAACGTGCAACT
This genomic interval carries:
- a CDS encoding VCBS repeat-containing protein: MVIAKRRGALYTQSVRKGAVAIFCSVAGAQGNATLPIDRIGSAERPVPVRQVQAVRQGNAATMLLRVTFVLGLLAFAGCVQKDSYVPPDLFYLFATYPVGKNPTSVATADFNQDGLTDLITTNIANNTLSLLFGNGDGTFRDQVQIEAAKEPRALALNDYNGDGWMDLAVACAGSDHVAIFLGLANGHFGQGQRYTVNKTPVSIASGDFNGDQKPDLVVALRNDKVKVFLGNGDGTFAEGVLYEYGDTPTSIAVADLNRDGKPDLAVTNGGPMSSAVSIWLGKGDGTFQKPTDYRTGKRPLVVGFADFNNDQLTDLLVMNGEMDTFTIFLGNGDGTFQAGKEAGADAGPVFGLARDFNGDHLSDVAVANVQSNDLSILYGRGDGTFQYPPQNYKTKGGPFAIASLTLTTKHAAEEPGLAIANNGTGSVSIFLHRGLKASASPAAPAKS
- a CDS encoding D-alanyl-D-alanine carboxypeptidase, whose translation is MPVVSTAGFGWIWPISSGFFTRSLTAGYVETKPEKPSRSSVRRNHRWFLPALAALMAAGPLALPAPTAAQPIVNRALMEPEDDFPVALRNRSRHAQTLNNQHSAHGILLKDLHTGRTLYEYGSDRRLSPASLTKIMSALVILESGRQEDLVTVSRTAAAAPKTHLRLRPGHVYHLGDLLKAMLITSANDACLAAAEHVGGSEERFVALMNAKAAALGLTDTHFSNACGFDAPEHYATAADLAKLSEVALQDPVFRSLVREEIQLISPVNANRTYLLKNTNRLLGKFPGVEGVKTGFTSRAGRCLIAKVSQDGKELLLVLLHANRRWNTAASLINYGLQQR